From Chloroflexota bacterium, a single genomic window includes:
- a CDS encoding proline/glycine betaine ABC transporter permease, translating into MDRPNSRPPVDPPKSRLARLVREPHRQLAGGIGALPRYGRWIAGAVVVAIAVVVCLAVWGTEMDFPTTVSESQVETSGGGVTTIERTVREVTGTAIDDAVDWLNIEVSWLFDSLSSAVDVALVRIEDVLSWLPWPAVILGLALVSFAAGRWRLLGFTVLALLFIGFMDLWENTIDTVALMIVAVAVAVLIGLPVGVLASRSRIADNILRPILDAMQTMPSFVYLLPGILFFGLGKPAGIFATIIYAVPPLIRLTNLGIRQVSPETIEAVRSFGASPLQILAKVQIPMALPTIMAGVNQTTLMALGMVTIASMVAAGGLGDDVLRALQKNQPGNGLIAGLAIVFLAIIFDRFTQAVSRGRHEIRRAG; encoded by the coding sequence ATGGATCGACCGAACTCCCGGCCCCCAGTCGACCCACCCAAATCCAGGCTCGCTCGCCTGGTTCGGGAGCCGCACCGTCAACTCGCCGGCGGGATTGGGGCGCTTCCGCGCTATGGCCGTTGGATTGCCGGCGCCGTGGTGGTCGCCATCGCCGTGGTTGTCTGCCTGGCCGTTTGGGGCACGGAGATGGACTTTCCGACCACCGTGTCCGAGTCCCAGGTCGAGACATCGGGCGGTGGCGTGACGACGATTGAACGCACCGTGCGGGAGGTTACCGGGACGGCCATTGATGACGCCGTCGACTGGCTCAATATTGAGGTCAGCTGGCTCTTCGACAGCCTCAGCTCGGCTGTCGATGTGGCCCTGGTGCGCATCGAGGATGTGTTGAGCTGGCTGCCGTGGCCCGCGGTCATTCTCGGTCTGGCCCTTGTGTCCTTCGCCGCCGGGCGCTGGCGTCTGCTGGGCTTCACCGTGCTGGCGCTGCTTTTCATCGGCTTTATGGACCTCTGGGAGAACACCATCGATACCGTGGCGCTAATGATCGTGGCGGTGGCGGTGGCGGTGCTCATCGGCCTGCCGGTGGGCGTGCTGGCGTCGCGCAGCCGGATCGCCGACAACATCTTGCGGCCCATCCTCGACGCCATGCAGACCATGCCCAGCTTCGTCTACCTGCTGCCGGGCATCCTGTTCTTTGGCCTGGGGAAACCCGCCGGAATCTTCGCCACCATTATCTATGCGGTTCCGCCGTTGATCCGGCTCACCAATCTGGGCATCCGCCAGGTGTCGCCGGAGACCATCGAAGCCGTCCGCTCGTTTGGCGCGTCTCCGCTGCAAATCCTGGCGAAGGTGCAGATTCCCATGGCGCTGCCCACCATCATGGCCGGCGTCAACCAAACCACCCTCATGGCCCTGGGTATGGTCACCATCGCCAGCATGGTGGCTGCCGGCGGCCTCGGCGACGACGTGCTGCGCGCGCTGCAAAAGAACCAGCCCGGCAATGGACTCATCGCGGGTCTCGCCATCGTATTTCTGGCCATCATTTTCGACCGATTCACCCAGGCCGTGTCCCGCGGCCGGCATGAGATTCGCCGCGCCGGATAG
- a CDS encoding glycine betaine/L-proline ABC transporter ATP-binding protein — translation MAAQESQIVVDGLWKVFGARPDRVFQPEHASKSRAELQDELGLVTGLRDVSFTVEKGAVFVVMGLSGSGKSTLVRCLIRLIEATRGQVYFDGEDILGYTQAQLIEFRRRKTAMVFQHYGLLPHRSVIDNVAVGLEIRGIDKPTRYRMAAETIETVGLKGWENYRPHEMSGGMQQRVGLARALAVDPDVLLMDEPFSGLDPLIRREMQDELVSLQTELHKTIVFITHDLDEALKLGDRVAIMRDGQIVQQGSPEEIVTLPSDDYVTDFVQDVSRAKVVQARAIMGEPDVVIYERQGPRAALHAMQQHKLDAVFLISRSFTLRGVLTTEQATALAAQGARSLHGAPVDQAVTTSPDAFIADVIPIAAHSKHAVAVVSDNGSLLGEIRRAVLLETVAQAG, via the coding sequence ATGGCCGCGCAAGAGTCGCAAATCGTCGTCGATGGCCTGTGGAAGGTCTTTGGCGCTCGGCCCGACCGCGTCTTTCAGCCTGAGCATGCCTCCAAGAGCCGCGCGGAGCTTCAGGACGAACTGGGGCTGGTCACCGGACTTCGAGACGTGTCATTCACGGTGGAGAAGGGTGCAGTCTTCGTGGTCATGGGGCTATCCGGCAGCGGCAAATCGACACTGGTGCGTTGCCTCATCCGGCTGATCGAAGCCACCAGGGGGCAAGTCTATTTCGACGGCGAGGACATTCTCGGCTATACCCAAGCCCAGCTCATCGAGTTTCGCCGGCGAAAGACGGCGATGGTGTTTCAGCATTACGGGCTGCTCCCGCACCGCAGCGTCATCGATAACGTCGCCGTCGGCCTTGAGATTCGCGGGATCGACAAGCCCACTCGCTATCGGATGGCGGCCGAGACTATCGAAACGGTGGGGCTGAAGGGATGGGAAAACTATCGCCCGCACGAAATGAGCGGTGGCATGCAACAGCGCGTGGGGCTGGCGAGGGCCCTGGCAGTCGATCCCGACGTGCTGCTGATGGACGAGCCGTTCAGCGGACTTGATCCCCTCATCCGCCGCGAAATGCAGGACGAGCTGGTTTCGCTGCAGACCGAATTGCACAAGACCATCGTGTTCATCACCCACGACCTCGACGAAGCCCTCAAGCTCGGTGACCGCGTCGCCATCATGCGCGACGGACAGATCGTTCAGCAGGGGTCGCCGGAGGAGATCGTCACCTTGCCCAGCGATGACTATGTGACCGACTTCGTGCAAGACGTCTCGCGGGCCAAGGTGGTGCAGGCTCGGGCAATCATGGGTGAGCCCGACGTGGTCATCTACGAGCGGCAGGGGCCCCGCGCGGCGCTGCACGCCATGCAGCAGCACAAGCTCGACGCCGTGTTCCTGATCAGTCGCTCGTTCACCCTGCGCGGCGTCCTCACCACGGAGCAGGCGACGGCCCTGGCCGCCCAAGGCGCCAGATCGCTCCATGGGGCGCCGGTCGATCAGGCCGTCACCACGTCGCCCGACGCGTTCATCGCCGACGTGATTCCAATCGCCGCCCACAGCAAACATGCCGTGGCCGTCGTCAGCGATAACGGCAGCCTGCTGGGCGAGATACGCCGGGCCGTGCTGTTAGAGACCGTGGCGCAGGCTGGCTAG
- a CDS encoding sialidase family protein, with product MTPGDPDLPTDAPIAVNDARKLFPSDEPHIHHMASLARLPGGRLVLSFSRIEGARRLNNGVLMVSRSDDNGRTWTTPAAIHAKAGWDCLNMGGLMPFSDTRLLLALGRLQIDPTLPGDEPCTGWHMATRTSTDGGETWSSISPEVRMFPGWTELYGASNPHRLADGRHMLAVIGTTGRDVGWRAGVTFTDNLGATFSPPVVVAEHPKLGFGDMDIVRLVDGRFLAVARVFGGHDSVFAHSADDGQTWSEPRPADFAGANIKLHRLRSGAVLCAYRDERGNRSGVACSVSADDGETWRRLGWLAAPSPGPPPRADGVRCGYPDIAATGGRELVCVLHPTADAAGCVDLRWLRLEDRT from the coding sequence ATGACGCCCGGCGATCCCGACCTTCCCACAGACGCGCCGATCGCCGTCAACGACGCGCGCAAGCTGTTTCCCTCCGACGAGCCGCACATCCACCACATGGCCAGCCTGGCGCGCTTGCCGGGCGGCCGGCTCGTGCTCAGCTTCAGCCGCATCGAGGGAGCCCGCCGGCTCAACAACGGCGTGTTGATGGTCTCGCGATCCGACGACAACGGGAGGACTTGGACCACCCCCGCAGCAATCCACGCGAAAGCCGGCTGGGACTGCCTCAACATGGGTGGGCTCATGCCGTTCAGCGACACGAGGTTGCTGCTGGCGCTGGGCCGGCTGCAGATCGATCCGACCCTGCCTGGCGACGAGCCGTGCACCGGCTGGCACATGGCCACACGGACATCGACCGACGGTGGAGAAACCTGGTCATCCATCAGCCCTGAAGTCCGCATGTTCCCAGGGTGGACGGAGCTCTACGGCGCCAGCAATCCGCATCGACTGGCCGACGGCCGCCACATGCTCGCCGTTATCGGCACGACCGGACGCGATGTCGGCTGGCGTGCCGGCGTAACCTTCACCGACAACCTCGGCGCAACCTTTTCGCCACCCGTGGTCGTCGCCGAACACCCAAAGCTCGGCTTCGGCGACATGGATATCGTGCGGCTGGTCGATGGGCGCTTCCTCGCCGTGGCGCGGGTGTTCGGCGGTCACGACAGCGTGTTCGCCCACTCCGCCGACGACGGCCAAACCTGGAGCGAGCCGCGCCCAGCCGATTTCGCCGGCGCCAACATCAAGCTGCACCGCCTCCGGTCGGGCGCGGTGCTCTGCGCCTATCGCGACGAGCGCGGCAATCGATCGGGCGTGGCGTGCAGCGTCAGCGCGGACGACGGTGAGACCTGGCGGCGCCTGGGATGGCTGGCCGCGCCGTCGCCCGGCCCGCCTCCGAGAGCGGACGGCGTGCGCTGCGGCTATCCCGACATTGCCGCCACCGGCGGCCGGGAGCTCGTCTGCGTCCTGCATCCCACGGCCGACGCCGCGGGCTGCGTCGACCTGCGCTGGCTGCGACTCGAAGACCGAACCTAA
- a CDS encoding family 10 glycosylhydrolase gives MAYATDDLSGTMLLAGPNTAAPTVRYPLDVQGWHAVSIGVLPSRPGESDGHAVRVRLSDDAVETMLNSASATSARIHDKAIVEMFWKVADLTGQDLHIGQVAWQEAPGDGIGAVRCMHARIAYIKVVPLTEAEVEATRADRTDVRNRTLFAHQDAHGPHWLWRMTTADEVRRELEPYRDTDFSRMYWECGQGDLMYNLTNIGRRCTFDGLDDFDRVGDRLHAESWRAFAAQGIDPLRVALDYCHEIGMEFHASWRVAGFHFPPPHDHFDHGDGIYKRHPEWRGEDRNGVRTPRMAYSFPEVRAHAVDLLREVAQHPIDGVCLLYNRRPPLVEYERPIVEGFTRTHGGFPRLLPPDDPTWLRYRAQTLTQFMREVREAMDEEAEKQGRSSRIQVSAIVGATEQENLQIAIDLRAWVDEGLVDTLIPYSSELGMDSSLEAWTDPEAARWLLDLTEGTPCTVAPNIMPRHLSPEEFRRRADGLYGTGVPHLFFWDCAGPAGRANYQDMWTALRRLGHREEIAAWREAGEAELVTPTHKLNLLGDWDLSYQTPG, from the coding sequence ATGGCGTACGCGACTGACGACCTCTCCGGCACGATGCTCTTGGCCGGCCCGAACACGGCGGCGCCCACGGTGCGCTATCCGCTGGACGTGCAGGGTTGGCACGCGGTGTCAATCGGCGTCTTGCCGTCGCGACCCGGCGAGAGCGACGGTCACGCGGTGCGCGTGCGGCTCAGTGACGACGCGGTCGAAACGATGCTCAACTCCGCAAGCGCCACGTCGGCCCGCATCCACGACAAGGCGATCGTGGAGATGTTCTGGAAGGTGGCGGATCTGACCGGCCAGGACCTCCACATCGGCCAGGTTGCCTGGCAGGAGGCCCCGGGGGACGGCATTGGCGCGGTGCGCTGCATGCACGCGCGAATCGCCTACATCAAGGTCGTGCCGCTCACCGAGGCCGAGGTCGAAGCGACGCGCGCCGATAGGACGGACGTTCGGAACCGAACGCTCTTCGCGCACCAGGACGCGCACGGACCCCACTGGTTGTGGCGCATGACGACGGCGGACGAGGTCCGACGCGAGCTGGAGCCCTACCGCGATACCGACTTCTCGCGCATGTATTGGGAATGCGGCCAGGGCGACCTGATGTACAACCTCACCAACATCGGGCGGCGCTGCACGTTCGACGGGCTGGACGATTTCGACCGCGTCGGCGACCGCCTGCACGCGGAGAGCTGGCGGGCCTTTGCCGCGCAGGGCATCGATCCACTTCGAGTCGCGCTGGACTATTGCCATGAGATCGGCATGGAGTTCCATGCCAGTTGGCGGGTGGCCGGATTCCACTTTCCGCCGCCGCACGACCACTTCGACCACGGCGACGGCATCTACAAGCGGCATCCCGAGTGGCGCGGCGAGGACCGAAACGGCGTGCGCACGCCGCGCATGGCCTACAGCTTCCCCGAGGTTCGCGCCCATGCCGTGGACCTGCTCCGCGAAGTGGCGCAGCATCCGATCGACGGCGTTTGCCTGCTATACAACCGGCGCCCGCCGCTGGTTGAGTACGAGCGCCCGATCGTCGAGGGATTCACCCGGACGCATGGGGGCTTCCCACGACTCCTGCCGCCGGACGATCCCACCTGGCTGCGCTACCGGGCGCAAACGCTGACCCAGTTCATGCGCGAGGTCCGCGAGGCGATGGATGAGGAGGCGGAGAAGCAGGGCCGGTCGAGCCGAATTCAGGTTTCGGCCATCGTCGGCGCCACCGAGCAGGAGAACTTGCAGATCGCGATTGACCTGCGCGCTTGGGTGGACGAGGGCCTGGTCGACACGCTGATTCCGTACTCGTCGGAGCTGGGCATGGACAGCTCACTGGAGGCGTGGACCGATCCGGAAGCCGCCAGGTGGCTGCTGGACCTGACCGAGGGCACGCCCTGCACGGTTGCGCCCAACATCATGCCGCGGCACCTTTCGCCGGAGGAGTTTCGCCGCCGTGCCGACGGCCTCTATGGGACAGGCGTGCCACACCTGTTTTTTTGGGATTGCGCCGGTCCCGCGGGCCGAGCCAATTACCAAGACATGTGGACGGCGCTGCGGCGGCTGGGGCATCGCGAGGAGATTGCCGCCTGGCGGGAGGCCGGTGAGGCGGAGCTGGTCACGCCGACCCACAAGCTCAATCTCCTGGGCGACTGGGATCTGAGTTACCAAACGCCCGGGTAG
- a CDS encoding family 43 glycosylhydrolase codes for MFSLPGFTIGDSWFVVSDGVAHGFFCTSPEPRPSWNWDIGHAVSRDLVHWDFLGFALERGGGESWDSQTLSTGSVLTWKGRYWMAYSALRRGENPPTRKVHRVGLAVSDDLYSWTKCESNPVNERDPGLYERLGPVHRAYGQWRDPFIFEVEGRVHQLVCARSKHPDRSRRGAVGLATSRDMQAWQVEPPLDVDPIATEIEVPQVYRIDGRYYLLFCTSADRIVPWFRRRFPGHPFRSADFSMVGASPLGPFRVHGTGEVLPPDAPVQPYASRLIWWEGRWVMLGTATVDSTRCVCDPIPVVATDTGIRAA; via the coding sequence ATGTTTAGCCTGCCCGGCTTCACCATCGGCGACTCATGGTTTGTCGTCAGTGATGGCGTGGCCCACGGCTTTTTCTGCACCTCGCCGGAGCCGCGCCCTTCCTGGAACTGGGATATCGGCCACGCGGTCAGCCGCGACCTGGTGCACTGGGATTTCCTCGGTTTCGCCTTGGAGCGCGGCGGCGGTGAATCCTGGGACAGCCAGACCCTGTCCACCGGTTCAGTCCTCACCTGGAAGGGGCGCTACTGGATGGCATATAGCGCGCTGCGCCGAGGTGAGAACCCGCCCACGCGCAAGGTGCATCGCGTGGGACTGGCCGTGTCGGACGATTTGTATAGCTGGACCAAATGCGAGAGCAATCCGGTCAATGAACGCGATCCCGGGCTCTACGAGCGCCTCGGCCCCGTTCACCGGGCGTACGGCCAATGGCGCGATCCGTTCATCTTCGAGGTCGAGGGCCGCGTCCATCAGCTCGTGTGCGCCCGGAGCAAGCACCCGGATCGGAGCCGCCGGGGCGCGGTTGGATTGGCCACCAGCCGGGACATGCAGGCGTGGCAGGTGGAGCCGCCGTTGGACGTGGACCCCATCGCCACCGAGATCGAGGTTCCGCAGGTGTACCGCATCGACGGGCGGTACTACCTGTTGTTTTGCACCTCGGCCGACCGCATCGTCCCCTGGTTCAGGCGCCGGTTTCCCGGGCATCCCTTTCGGAGCGCCGACTTTTCGATGGTCGGCGCGTCGCCGCTGGGCCCGTTTCGCGTTCACGGCACCGGCGAGGTGCTGCCACCGGACGCGCCGGTGCAGCCCTACGCCAGCCGTCTCATCTGGTGGGAGGGCCGCTGGGTGATGCTCGGCACAGCCACCGTCGACAGCACGCGCTGCGTCTGCGACCCGATCCCGGTGGTTGCCACCGACACCGGCATCCGGGCCGCTTGA
- a CDS encoding AAC(3) family N-acetyltransferase: MNDQPDSADASRPVVTHDDIADGLRALGLAGVEIVVVHSSLSAFGWVAGGADTVVAAVRSVVPTVIAPAFTYVARLPSPPDNDIPFNADTPAATWQEFNEAVRQTPVQRTDSPINRSMGAIATALAAEPEATRSPAPICSFSGVGPRARELLAQGSADRPLAVLEVAAKQGAWILLLGVGHESNTTIHVAENLEHRGGFTRFARVADDPRGWTAVRDVGGSSSGFPTIEPHLRGIQRETRIGDARCLAMPAADTIRVARELIRKDSTAMLASDYDTPGTTAFDALAKRQAYLRSLTSP, from the coding sequence GTGAACGACCAGCCAGACTCCGCCGACGCCTCCCGGCCGGTCGTGACCCACGACGACATTGCCGACGGTCTGCGCGCGCTGGGGCTCGCCGGCGTCGAAATCGTCGTGGTCCACTCGTCGCTGAGCGCCTTTGGCTGGGTAGCGGGCGGCGCCGACACGGTGGTTGCCGCCGTGCGATCCGTGGTCCCCACGGTCATCGCGCCCGCATTTACCTATGTGGCCCGGTTGCCGTCGCCGCCGGACAACGACATTCCCTTCAACGCCGACACCCCCGCGGCGACCTGGCAGGAATTCAACGAGGCCGTGCGTCAAACGCCGGTTCAGCGCACGGATAGCCCGATCAATCGCAGCATGGGCGCCATCGCGACGGCGCTGGCCGCCGAGCCGGAAGCGACGCGGAGCCCAGCGCCGATTTGCAGTTTTTCAGGTGTCGGGCCGCGGGCGCGCGAGCTGCTGGCCCAAGGGAGCGCCGACCGACCGCTCGCCGTCCTCGAGGTTGCCGCGAAGCAGGGTGCGTGGATCCTTCTACTCGGCGTGGGGCACGAATCGAACACGACGATTCACGTGGCGGAAAACCTGGAGCACCGCGGCGGATTCACGCGGTTTGCACGTGTCGCCGACGATCCGCGTGGCTGGACGGCGGTGCGCGACGTTGGCGGCTCCTCATCAGGCTTCCCGACTATCGAGCCGCACCTACGGGGCATCCAGCGAGAAACGCGGATCGGCGACGCGCGGTGCCTGGCGATGCCCGCGGCAGACACCATCCGCGTGGCGCGAGAGCTCATTCGCAAAGACTCGACGGCCATGCTGGCGTCGGACTACGACACCCCCGGCACGACGGCGTTCGACGCGCTCGCCAAGCGTCAGGCGTATCTCCGGAGTCTGACGTCGCCCTAG
- a CDS encoding YkgJ family cysteine cluster protein, with protein sequence MPQPRTVGLGQFHARIVRSARTLDEFYAAMESWTAAIVAASPILVCQEGCARCCKHQVLVGEPEWAHILRWMHANLTPEHRRRIVRRTQDQLVQPGNPLSRWLGMRGRSTRVLMRSVARGAAVEATRCPMLDDDNRCAIYPARPFVCRAYGRSALANGSLMLCDIFAGRIRQTPGVEHTLNLAPMPLTSQAYLALNRGASTDQPGQFTLMSAHVLRHATGDDDLAADPLPLAAETCFPVVAEDAFDSGH encoded by the coding sequence GTGCCACAGCCACGAACCGTCGGCCTCGGGCAGTTTCACGCCCGCATAGTGCGCAGCGCCCGCACCTTGGACGAGTTCTATGCCGCCATGGAGTCGTGGACTGCCGCCATCGTCGCAGCCAGCCCCATCCTGGTCTGCCAGGAGGGGTGCGCCCGCTGCTGCAAGCACCAGGTCCTGGTGGGCGAGCCCGAATGGGCGCATATCTTGCGCTGGATGCACGCCAATCTCACGCCCGAGCATCGCCGGCGCATTGTCCGCCGTACGCAGGACCAGCTCGTCCAGCCAGGCAATCCGCTTTCACGCTGGCTTGGCATGCGCGGCCGGTCCACCCGCGTCTTGATGCGCTCGGTGGCCCGCGGCGCGGCCGTCGAGGCCACGCGCTGCCCAATGCTCGACGACGACAATCGCTGCGCGATCTATCCAGCCCGCCCATTCGTCTGCCGCGCCTACGGTCGGTCGGCGCTAGCCAACGGCTCCCTCATGCTGTGCGACATCTTCGCCGGCCGGATTCGCCAGACGCCAGGGGTGGAGCACACGCTCAACCTCGCGCCCATGCCGCTGACGTCACAGGCCTACCTGGCCCTCAACCGGGGGGCATCAACCGACCAGCCCGGCCAGTTCACCCTCATGTCGGCGCACGTGCTGCGTCACGCCACCGGCGACGATGACCTAGCGGCAGATCCCCTTCCCTTGGCCGCCGAGACCTGCTTCCCGGTCGTCGCGGAGGACGCCTTTGACAGCGGGCACTAG
- a CDS encoding YkgJ family cysteine cluster protein yields MARKPTKAQAVDLHDFHERMVKSARTLPEMYAALEGWSELVVKENPIITCQDGCARCCKHQVLVGEQEWRLIHNWMRQNLSKEHRQRIMGRVHAQVEQPGNPLGRWLGMGSKPARVFVRAVGRGFVTESTRCPMLGDDNRCEIYPVRPFVCRAYGRAQLASGTNMFCEVFLGRLRHEPEAGEDMKLENMSVMSRKYFELNDGRASGGGLFTIMSAHLLRNATGDRDLVKQPVPLRQETTLPVVRQADFPERRVGGAKETTTTVSVVSAP; encoded by the coding sequence GTGGCACGCAAGCCCACGAAGGCCCAGGCCGTCGACCTGCACGACTTTCACGAGCGCATGGTCAAATCCGCGCGCACGTTGCCGGAGATGTACGCCGCACTCGAGGGTTGGTCGGAGCTGGTGGTCAAGGAAAACCCCATCATCACCTGCCAGGATGGATGCGCACGGTGCTGCAAGCATCAGGTCCTGGTGGGTGAGCAGGAGTGGCGACTGATCCACAACTGGATGCGCCAAAACCTATCCAAGGAGCACCGCCAGCGAATCATGGGGCGTGTGCACGCCCAGGTCGAGCAGCCGGGGAACCCGCTGGGGCGCTGGCTCGGCATGGGTTCGAAGCCAGCGCGGGTCTTCGTGCGCGCCGTCGGACGCGGCTTCGTCACGGAGTCCACCCGTTGCCCGATGCTCGGCGACGACAACCGGTGCGAAATCTATCCGGTGCGCCCGTTCGTCTGCCGCGCCTATGGCCGGGCACAACTGGCCAGCGGCACCAACATGTTTTGCGAGGTCTTCCTGGGACGGCTCCGCCACGAGCCGGAGGCCGGCGAGGACATGAAGCTGGAGAATATGAGCGTGATGTCGCGCAAGTACTTCGAGTTGAACGATGGTCGCGCCTCGGGCGGCGGCCTCTTCACCATCATGTCCGCCCACTTGCTGCGCAACGCCACAGGCGACCGCGACCTCGTCAAGCAGCCCGTGCCGCTGCGGCAGGAAACGACGCTTCCCGTTGTCCGCCAGGCCGACTTTCCCGAGCGGCGCGTGGGCGGGGCCAAGGAAACCACGACAACGGTTTCGGTGGTGTCCGCGCCCTAA
- a CDS encoding zinc-binding dehydrogenase, which yields MPRIARQIEFPSPSEVRIAETPVAEPASSQLLVEATRTLISAGTEQNLLEGDHRAAGLTEAPDALRPGYSWVGRVVEAGDEADGFAAGDRIVASLQHVSAALVPPTDRAMTRLERPQLLPDAVSDDAATFVSLADVALHAVRRAQPSIGDAVAVFGVGVVGQLIVQFARMAGAYPVVAVDLDDRRLEIALASGATHVVNAGREDAPAAIRDVSYGNGARAVFMATRTPLVLPDCIRAADNGGVIAVTGSAPGPVGIELQVDLLRRELTIFGTYQAFYPHEPYHRFQWPRPRNREYVIELMARGELRVDHLISHRVPFTGAAEMYGLIEQGPTGWLAIVLDWTDAS from the coding sequence GTGCCGCGTATTGCCCGACAGATCGAGTTTCCCTCACCGAGTGAGGTGAGGATTGCCGAGACGCCGGTCGCCGAGCCCGCGTCCTCGCAGCTCTTGGTGGAGGCCACCCGCACGCTGATCAGCGCCGGCACCGAGCAGAATCTTCTCGAAGGCGACCACCGGGCCGCGGGCCTGACCGAGGCGCCGGACGCCTTGCGGCCAGGCTATTCGTGGGTCGGACGCGTGGTTGAGGCCGGCGACGAGGCGGACGGATTCGCCGCGGGCGATCGAATCGTGGCCTCGCTGCAGCACGTGAGCGCCGCATTGGTACCGCCGACCGACCGCGCCATGACCAGGCTCGAGAGGCCGCAGTTGCTGCCCGACGCGGTTTCCGATGACGCCGCCACGTTCGTATCGCTGGCCGATGTCGCTCTGCATGCCGTGCGACGTGCGCAGCCGTCCATTGGTGATGCCGTCGCCGTGTTTGGGGTCGGGGTGGTTGGTCAGCTGATCGTGCAGTTTGCACGCATGGCCGGGGCCTACCCGGTGGTTGCCGTGGACCTCGACGACCGACGCCTGGAGATCGCGCTCGCCAGCGGCGCGACGCACGTGGTGAACGCCGGCCGCGAAGACGCGCCGGCGGCCATCCGGGACGTGTCATACGGCAACGGCGCGCGCGCCGTGTTCATGGCGACGCGCACGCCGCTCGTGCTGCCCGATTGCATTCGCGCCGCCGACAACGGCGGCGTGATCGCGGTCACCGGGAGCGCTCCCGGCCCCGTCGGAATCGAGCTGCAGGTTGACCTGTTGCGGCGCGAGCTCACGATCTTCGGCACGTATCAGGCCTTCTACCCCCACGAGCCGTATCACCGGTTCCAGTGGCCGCGCCCACGCAATCGGGAATACGTGATCGAGTTGATGGCCCGCGGCGAATTGCGCGTCGATCATCTGATTTCACATCGAGTGCCATTTACCGGCGCTGCGGAAATGTATGGCCTGATCGAGCAAGGACCGACTGGCTGGCTGGCGATCGTCCTCGATTGGACGGATGCGTCGTGA
- a CDS encoding methyltransferase domain-containing protein — MTETGYTMGYSEEFRQMLNRRSAESHAAHLMPLLKPGMRVLDFGCGPGTISVGLASAVDPGEVHGIDIEESQIELARAAAKAGGHRNATFHVGDVTELPFDDKSFDVAHCHAVLMHVPDTTGTLSEVKRVLKPGGIIASREFILGSSFLEPDTEYTADAWATFGKLLEANGGHPQMGKELKTKLIEAGFSDINATASFDIFSAPADIAFLHAFIGDWFYSADVIAAATKHGLATQEQFDHWRLEHDEWMKHVGAVGALAFGEATAVKP; from the coding sequence ATGACCGAGACCGGCTACACAATGGGCTACAGCGAAGAGTTTCGGCAGATGCTCAATCGACGGAGCGCGGAATCCCATGCCGCGCACCTGATGCCGCTGCTAAAGCCCGGCATGCGTGTGCTCGACTTTGGCTGCGGCCCCGGCACCATATCCGTCGGACTGGCCAGCGCCGTGGATCCGGGTGAGGTCCACGGCATCGACATCGAGGAATCGCAGATCGAGCTGGCGCGAGCGGCCGCCAAAGCCGGCGGCCACCGCAACGCGACCTTCCACGTCGGCGACGTAACCGAGCTGCCGTTCGACGACAAATCATTCGATGTCGCCCACTGCCACGCCGTGCTCATGCACGTTCCGGACACAACCGGAACGCTGTCCGAGGTGAAGCGGGTTCTGAAGCCGGGCGGCATCATCGCCAGCCGTGAATTCATCCTTGGTTCGTCGTTCCTGGAACCCGACACCGAATACACGGCGGACGCGTGGGCCACGTTTGGCAAGCTGCTCGAGGCGAACGGCGGCCATCCCCAGATGGGCAAGGAGTTGAAGACCAAGCTCATCGAGGCGGGGTTTTCCGACATCAACGCGACGGCTTCCTTCGATATCTTCAGCGCGCCCGCGGACATCGCGTTTCTTCACGCCTTCATTGGCGACTGGTTCTACTCGGCGGACGTGATCGCGGCGGCGACGAAGCACGGGCTGGCCACGCAGGAGCAGTTCGATCACTGGCGTCTCGAGCACGACGAATGGATGAAACACGTCGGCGCGGTTGGGGCCCTGGCGTTTGGCGAGGCGACTGCCGTCAAGCCCTGA